GTTTGGTTTTCTGTAAAATTATGCATCATATAGTAGGAgtaaacttgtacaagtaagtCAAAATATTTAAGTCAGATGTGCTAGCTAGGATGATAAACATGCCATATTTATACTAATCAGGTGCATTTGTGGGCATGGGCATACAAAATAGCATGTGAATCTTGGATACAAAAAGTACAATTATTTTCCCTCCAAGACATTTCCAGGCCTTGAAGGGGTTTGTGAGAAGAGTAGGATGGTTTAACACAAACATGAAACATTACAGGCTTGATCCTTTAACTTTCGGACTTGCATTGATAATGTTCAAATGCAAACCTGTTGCACCGACCGTTCTTTATTTTGATGGACGTTAGAGGATCCATTAAGCTAATCGTGCATTTTAAGAAGCTGAGAATTTTGAAGCTTGGATGTCTTAGGGGGCGCATTGTGTACgtatttgtgtgtttcttgCATTCAAATACAGTAACCCATTTTCCAAAGATGGTTTGGTACAAGACCAGGTACACTAACTTTTTTCATACATATTCATGAAAAATTGATGTTTTTCAGGGTTAGAATAGCCTTGAAATGTCAATGTACTTTTTAGCATGTACACATTTCgtcatatatttttctattgACTTATATCCCCaattaactttaaaataattatCACCACTTTTTTACATTTTGAAATTTAATTGGGTACATAGGTCAATAAGAAACGTACATGGTACATCTGTATACAAACGGCAAAGTAGATCTTACATGACCTTCGGATATCGATTTCCATGTAGGTACAAAAATTTACTAATCTGTAAGAAAATAAGCTAAGAAGAACTATGGAGTACTACACACAAAACCATTACCAAGACTCATAATTAGTTGCCTAAGCCGAGGTTTGATGAAATTGCAATTGTGCTTGTAACAACGGCCAAAATTATCATTGTTGCTCCGATTATCTTGTCCTTTCTTGAAGATATGCCATGAACATCTCTgtcacatttgaaataaccATATATTTAGCTTTCTTTGCTTCCAAGaacttttatctttaaattatttacaatataagCCTTCTAATTGTACTTTGGGTTTGCTTAGAGTAGGCAGCTGACTTGATCGAACTAATTAAATAACTTATCCCAAGCGATACCACGTACCTCTACGAACACCCCTAGCTAAACGTTAGTAGATTCAAGCCTCATTAGTTAGAGCTATGTTTAAAGGTTGTTTCCAAAAACTCGGAAGCTTTTTAACTGAGTAAAAAGGATGATTAGTTGCATGTATAGTCTAACCAAATGGgatcattttattttgaaaggctGATTTGGGCTCAGTGACATTGCCTCTTTATACACCCAACTGCAATTAGTGGTAGTATGGTAAAGAAACTTTGTGGATTTAGCACGATGCATTGTGCTAGCAAACACATACTGAAGTAAATGTAAAATACAAGCACAGAACATACCTTAGAGCGAGTGCACCTGGAAAAATGAAGGCAATGAATAAAGCTGAAGTTGATCCCAAGAACTGAAAGAAATACCATATATTTGGAATGGCCATGGCAATAAGGTAAGCCGTCGCTAACAGAATAAATGTAAGGGCCAGAAATCTCTTGGTGTCTTTAGCAAGAAGAGACTTATTTGGGAAAAGGAGTTCATCAATGTTGGTCCTCAAAGAAAAGTTCAACAAAGGGAACACCAGCATCAAGTGGAATGCATAGCTTAAGCGAACAATGTCATTCAATACTGAACCGATCATTGAGCCAGTTGCTTGATCAAAGTTTACTAGAATGTCAGCCTCAATTGAATTCCCGAATAGGATGTAACCAAATAGTCCAATAGAGAAGTAAATAAGAGCACAAAGTATTAGAGATATACGGACTGCAGATGCCATTGCCGCAGGTTTGCGCAACTCCATACCAATTGCATGAACTGCAAAGAATAAACCAAGACATCTTTTAGGAATGCTGTATATACTACTACTAACTCAAGACACATATTTCCTACTTATTGTACTACCCTATGAAGAACAACACACGTGCAGCTAGTACACTTCGGCCCCTTCTTGTAGAGGGTGCCTCGTAATTCGTAAATGACATGTCATATTGGccatatttattattatttttttagacGAAGGTTGGCCACGGATGCACTTAGGATATTGACTAGACTTTGGCAAACTGGGCATGTCAGACAGGTCGGTCCGAATGATTTAGAAGGTATTACTATGCACTAATGTACTATAGACTTTTTGATGACTTTCACTCTTTCAGTATGTTGCCCATTTGGCCCATTTGATCATCTACCTTCTAActattttttggtattttaccCGTTTCAGTGTTTCACCCATAACCTGAATTAACTCATGAATTGTCTTAACCTTGATTTTTAGATTATGAGTTATGAAATGGATTCCTGGTATGCAATCTTCTGTTACTAGCTAACATCTATTTGGCATGATCACATATTTTGGTCAAACTACAGTCTTCTATTAACCATTTAACCCTTACCATTGAAATGGAAAGTAAAAGCTGTAACGATAACAGGAATGGCAGTAAAAAGATCGAAGAATGCAGCTTGATCGTCTAACTGAGGTAACAGTCTAATGCTCCTTGATTGACCTTTGACTGCAGCAGAGACGGCCATGGCTGAACATATTCCAACAAACACTACAGCTAGCAGAACCGCTACTGCTGAGCTCATTGATAGCAATTCTGTTCATATAATTCAAATTAAGCAATATCTTCAAAATGGTAATGGACTACATCAAAGATAATAAAATGTACACGTGTACTTACCAACACGGCGGAATAAGACCAAGGGAAGCATAATGAACACAACAATAAAGAGGATAGCGACATCTCGTGAATTCCACCAATGAATACCAAACCATTCTTGCAGAACCCCCAAATGTACCGAACCTTCTCCAGATTTATCCCCGGAGAGCACATCCCCTATAATAcaacatatataacaaaaattaaaaattatactatCAGGGATTAAAAACCAACtaggttggatcagtggttagAGCCCTTGCCTCTGTAAACAGAGGTtaagggttcgatcctcatgcccaacaaggctggaggtctttttctacctttggtagaacctggaagcagtctctctacctttggtaggacTAAGGCTGTTTACATCTCAACCTCtccggcattgggagttacttttaCTAGCAGGGATTAATCCCTTTTTCTTAAGTACAATAGTTTCATATAGTATTAAATCCAACACTTTTTAAGTacacattacataatatatCTTACATAATATACCAAGGTAGTGAAATATTTGaccaaatataaattataaaacagattTCTTTAAACTTATGAAGCTAAAAATACATTTATCAATATTATTAGTTGTTATGCAGTATTAAATGCTTAATTAACTTCTTAGTTTTATATGATGGTGCTAtctgttaaaacttaaaaatgataATTCCTCAAAAATAACAAACAGTCGTTtcgatagatatatagatatagcttgtaaatatacgagtataaaagAAGATATAGTAATAATTAGCATATCCTCTAATACTTGTAATAAGTTCAATTGATAATCACATAAATAATAGTATTGCTATTATATAGTATGTACCAATGATAATGAGATAAATGATCAAACAGCCAAGATTGGTGATCATAACATTAATCTGCACCGCAACCGATCCAATCCATCCAAACGACTCCTTCATGAGGCCAGCATACGTGGTGGACCCACCCGCATGCGTAAATCTCAGCATGAACTCAACAGAAACATCCACCAAAAGTGCGACCACAACAATCAACACAAACGCGGGTATCACACCAAGCACTTTAAGAGTTGCTGGAATCGACATGATTCCAGCACCTATGATACTCGTCGAAACATTAAACACAGCCCCCGAAACCGAGGGCCGCTTCGACGAGGTCGTTGGAACATTATGTTCCGGTAAAAGTGGGACTATGTTTTCCGGGCTTATTGGTgacattaattaattgttaactAAGAgtgtattattgttattaaacGTGCATTGTGCAtacatttttatagttttatatgtGTTAAGAATTGTGTTAATGATTGGGGGAGTGAAATTACGGAAAAGGGCATGATGACCGGTGAGTAGGTGAGGATGGAAGGGTAAAATGGGAAAATAGAATGTGGCTAGTATATGATTTAATGAGTTGGATGTGGCGAGTGGTGTGGAATTTAATGTATCTAGACGTTAATGCAGCCAGATGATGTGAACAGCTTGATTACGGCAAACTCAGATAGAACTAGTTAATTACACGACTGTTATCAACGGGGTTACTCGTAATAGATTTAGGAACACTCAGGTCTGAGTCTAATAAAGCAAAATTTCTACTATCCCAAATTCCCAATTTGTTGTCATATTTTTGGAGAattaaatttcttttcttttctttttaaggtGATTGGACAACGAAAGATCTAGTATACGTTGTTTTAACAAGATTCACGTTAAAGAGCTCACTCTAAGaagaaatgtctattttaaataCTCGATAggggaaaaccccctattaATTCGCCTCAAGACACGACAATTAATAGAGGTAAACCCTGTCTTCTCCAAGATTCGAACTTAGGATCACTAGACCCACACCCTTCATTGGGGACTACCTTTGCCACTGAGGTCAGTGGGTGTTCTCTAGCGTGGACTGGTTAATACAACATAGTCTAAACCCTTATACTATCCAATGTTTAGTTAACCCGCCCAAGAATATGTTGGGGCGGATGGGTTGATAAGTTTCCCCGGATCATGAGACTAACGGTACGTGTAACACcacgagctaggctcgaaatactaccgaaaagatatagcgtatgcatgagattatcgtagaacatgaactatatgaaataaAGGGGATTTggtgaatccaacatcaacCAACAAGTACATAATGCATACATGCAAAAATAAGGGCAaatgaatcctggatccatgtaagACCAAGCCCAAGCTCTAGCACAAGCATCAATCAACTGACACATCTTGGATTCTCTTGAATACCtcaaaagtgtactaaacaaagtcaacactaggttggtgagttcgtaggagcgAATGACAAGGACATAATGTCAAAGCCATTCATAATATGAACAGGGATAATGAGCAAGGACACACTTACAGTCAGTCCTTAAAGGCACAAGTATTTAATTTCACATCatgcacctcattgtactcaaggtacccgtttattgcacttgcacacattgtactcaattgcacattatgtacctcattgtactcaattgcacgttaTGTACCttattgtactcaattgcacgttatgtacttcattgtactcaattgcacgttatgtacctcattgtactcaaatGCACGTTATGTACCTCATAGTACTAAATTGCACGttatg
The Erigeron canadensis isolate Cc75 chromosome 2, C_canadensis_v1, whole genome shotgun sequence DNA segment above includes these coding regions:
- the LOC122587996 gene encoding amino acid transporter AVT6C-like, which encodes MSPISPENIVPLLPEHNVPTTSSKRPSVSGAVFNVSTSIIGAGIMSIPATLKVLGVIPAFVLIVVVALLVDVSVEFMLRFTHAGGSTTYAGLMKESFGWIGSVAVQINVMITNLGCLIIYLIIIGDVLSGDKSGEGSVHLGVLQEWFGIHWWNSRDVAILFIVVFIMLPLVLFRRVELLSMSSAVAVLLAVVFVGICSAMAVSAAVKGQSRSIRLLPQLDDQAAFFDLFTAIPVIVTAFTFHFNVHAIGMELRKPAAMASAVRISLILCALIYFSIGLFGYILFGNSIEADILVNFDQATGSMIGSVLNDIVRLSYAFHLMLVFPLLNFSLRTNIDELLFPNKSLLAKDTKRFLALTFILLATAYLIAMAIPNIWYFFQFLGSTSALFIAFIFPGALALRDVHGISSRKDKIIGATMIILAVVTSTIAISSNLGLGN